A genomic stretch from Erwinia sp. E_sp_B01_1 includes:
- a CDS encoding CoA pyrophosphatase — MSDTSMTLNDFMSRFILQAPETFPSPLPVRRAAVLVTIVDRPRPTLLLTRRAATLRKHAGQVAFPGGMMDEEDGSLIVTALREAQEEVAIPPEQVRVIGVLPAVTSSTGFQVTPVVGIVPSGLDWHPNEGEVESVFEMPLQEALRLGRYSPLDIQRYGESHRVWLSWFEQYFIWGMTAGIIRQLSLQVAK, encoded by the coding sequence ATGTCTGATACCTCTATGACGCTGAATGATTTTATGAGCCGCTTTATTCTTCAGGCTCCGGAAACCTTCCCCAGCCCGCTACCGGTACGCCGGGCCGCCGTGCTGGTGACCATCGTTGACCGCCCACGCCCGACCTTGCTCCTGACCCGTCGGGCTGCAACATTACGCAAACATGCCGGTCAGGTCGCTTTTCCTGGCGGCATGATGGATGAAGAGGATGGCTCGCTGATTGTCACCGCGCTGCGTGAAGCTCAGGAAGAGGTCGCCATCCCTCCGGAGCAGGTTCGGGTGATCGGCGTGCTGCCAGCGGTAACCAGCAGCACCGGTTTTCAGGTGACACCGGTAGTGGGCATTGTTCCCTCAGGGCTGGACTGGCATCCCAACGAAGGTGAAGTTGAATCCGTTTTTGAGATGCCGCTCCAGGAAGCACTGCGGCTGGGTCGCTATTCCCCTCTGGATATTCAGCGTTACGGCGAGTCACATCGCGTCTGGCTCTCGTGGTTTGAGCAATATTTTATCTGGGGGATGACCGCGGGCATCATCCGTCAGCTCAGTTTGCAGGTGGCAAAATAG
- a CDS encoding L-serine ammonia-lyase has protein sequence MISVFDMFKIGIGPSSSHTVGPMKAGKLFVDDLQNNGLLKRVSRIAVDVYGSLSLTGKGHQTDIAIIMGLSGASPDSVDIDSIPAFIRDVEARQRLLIAGGSHEVDFPREGGMIFRSDNLPLHENGMRIQAFEGDNLLYSKTYYSIGGGFIVDEEHFDQPALDEVSVPYSFNSAKEMLEHCHETGLSLSGLIMKNELALHSRQEIEEYFTAIWQSMRDCIDRGLNTEGVLPGPLRVPRRASALRRLLVSSDKLSSDPMNVIDWVNMFALAVNEENAAGGRVVTAPTNGACGIVPAVLAYYDHFIEKVSPDIFIRYFLASGAVGILYKMNASISGAEVGCQGEVGVACSMAAAGLAELLGASPEQVCVAAEIGMEHNLGLTCDPVAGQVQVPCIERNAIASVKAINSARMAMRRTSEARVSLDKVIETMYETGKDMNAKYRETSRGGLAIKVQCD, from the coding sequence GTGATTAGCGTATTCGACATGTTTAAAATCGGCATTGGCCCCTCCAGTTCTCACACTGTGGGCCCAATGAAAGCCGGTAAACTTTTTGTCGACGATTTGCAGAACAACGGGCTGCTAAAGCGAGTGTCGCGCATAGCCGTAGATGTTTATGGCTCCCTGTCCCTGACCGGTAAAGGACACCAGACCGATATCGCCATCATTATGGGGCTTTCCGGTGCCTCTCCGGACAGCGTCGATATCGACAGCATCCCAGCCTTTATCCGTGATGTTGAAGCAAGACAGCGTCTGCTGATTGCCGGTGGCAGTCATGAAGTGGATTTCCCCCGCGAGGGCGGCATGATTTTCCGCAGTGATAACCTGCCGCTGCACGAAAATGGAATGCGCATCCAGGCATTTGAAGGCGATAACCTGCTTTACAGCAAAACCTACTATTCCATCGGTGGCGGTTTTATCGTCGATGAAGAACATTTCGATCAGCCAGCGCTGGATGAAGTGTCGGTGCCCTACTCCTTCAACTCCGCTAAAGAGATGCTGGAGCACTGTCATGAAACCGGACTTTCGCTCTCTGGCCTGATTATGAAGAACGAGCTGGCGCTGCACAGCCGTCAGGAAATTGAAGAGTACTTTACCGCTATCTGGCAAAGCATGCGTGACTGCATCGATCGCGGCCTGAACACCGAAGGCGTGCTGCCGGGCCCATTACGGGTTCCGCGTCGTGCTTCAGCGTTACGCCGTCTGCTGGTTTCTTCAGACAAGCTGTCCAGCGACCCGATGAACGTTATCGACTGGGTGAACATGTTTGCCCTGGCGGTTAACGAAGAGAATGCAGCCGGTGGGCGAGTGGTGACTGCACCGACCAACGGCGCGTGCGGCATAGTGCCGGCCGTCCTGGCCTACTACGACCACTTTATTGAGAAGGTCAGCCCGGACATTTTCATCCGCTACTTCCTGGCCTCAGGTGCAGTGGGGATCCTCTATAAAATGAACGCCTCCATTTCCGGTGCCGAGGTGGGTTGTCAGGGCGAAGTTGGCGTGGCCTGCTCAATGGCTGCAGCCGGTCTGGCGGAATTACTCGGAGCCAGCCCGGAGCAGGTGTGTGTCGCGGCAGAAATCGGGATGGAACATAACCTGGGGCTGACCTGCGATCCGGTCGCAGGCCAGGTGCAGGTTCCCTGTATTGAACGTAATGCCATTGCCTCGGTGAAAGCGATTAACTCCGCACGCATGGCGATGCGCCGGACCAGCGAAGCCCGCGTTTCACTGGATAAGGTGATCGAAACCATGTATGAAACCGGCAAGGACATGAATGCCAAATACCGTGAAACGTCACGGGGTGGTCTTGCCATCAAGGTCCAGTGTGACTGA
- a CDS encoding EAL domain-containing protein, translating to MQVSQEVFGQFRRKRLLIAVVVAALVLILTLTFRFMEEKGRIEQQSHLFAEKAIQRFDRLFSPLDVAASNTLGLVGLPCEQVRFPLIAKLATLQTVRSIILVDNDNMYCSSIFGASNLGFSESFPELAFNNERMTLSTDEHLLKGSPILLLWTPHDNRNRSGILQIINIEMMSNYLLEPSLPWVERAIFKVAGKSLEYGNPMIEEAFPSEDEVSYQKASMRYPFTITLFGPSPTRLALSTLPSQLPLALLLSLLMGYIVWLATANRMSLSWQISYGITAREFMVYCQPLINAKSGDCDGIELLLRWHNPRQGWIPPDVFIPMAERQNLIAPLTRFVLREVVRHLPQMPACPSFHIAINVAASHFHDREIIDDLQSLWWPANPVPQLIVELTERDSLPEVDQRVVSHLHKIGVKLAIDDFGTGHSSLSYLKTLSPDVLKIDKVFTAAIGTDAINATVTDMVISLAQRLNISLVAEGVETADQAAYLREKGVDVLQGYFYARPMPLGDFQQWLSDHKETLTA from the coding sequence ATGCAAGTGTCCCAGGAAGTTTTCGGACAGTTTCGCCGCAAGCGATTGTTGATTGCTGTGGTGGTGGCGGCGTTGGTACTTATCCTCACCCTGACCTTTCGCTTTATGGAAGAGAAAGGCCGGATTGAGCAGCAGTCGCATCTCTTTGCGGAAAAAGCTATCCAGCGTTTTGATCGCCTCTTTTCTCCACTGGATGTCGCCGCCAGTAACACGCTGGGCCTCGTTGGCCTGCCCTGTGAACAGGTGCGTTTTCCGCTGATTGCAAAACTGGCCACGCTACAGACGGTACGGTCAATTATCCTGGTGGATAATGACAATATGTACTGTTCCAGCATCTTTGGTGCCAGCAATCTTGGCTTCAGTGAGTCCTTCCCGGAACTGGCCTTCAATAATGAACGCATGACCCTGAGCACTGACGAACACCTGCTCAAGGGCTCCCCGATCCTGCTGCTCTGGACGCCGCACGACAACAGAAACCGCTCTGGTATCCTGCAAATCATCAATATCGAGATGATGAGCAACTATCTGCTTGAGCCTTCGCTGCCCTGGGTTGAGCGGGCAATATTCAAAGTTGCAGGCAAAAGCCTGGAATACGGTAATCCGATGATTGAGGAGGCTTTCCCTTCTGAAGACGAAGTCAGTTATCAGAAAGCTTCTATGCGCTATCCGTTTACCATTACGCTGTTTGGCCCTTCTCCAACGCGGCTGGCCCTGTCGACACTGCCTTCACAACTGCCGCTGGCGCTGCTGCTGAGTCTGCTGATGGGCTATATCGTCTGGCTGGCTACCGCTAACAGGATGAGTCTCTCCTGGCAGATCAGCTACGGGATTACTGCACGTGAGTTTATGGTCTACTGCCAGCCGTTGATCAACGCCAAATCGGGTGACTGCGATGGCATAGAATTGCTGCTGCGCTGGCACAATCCCCGCCAGGGTTGGATCCCGCCGGATGTGTTTATCCCGATGGCGGAAAGGCAGAATCTGATTGCTCCACTGACCCGTTTTGTTCTGCGTGAAGTGGTCCGCCATTTACCGCAGATGCCGGCCTGTCCCTCATTCCATATCGCCATTAACGTTGCAGCAAGTCACTTCCATGACCGGGAGATTATTGACGACCTGCAGAGTCTGTGGTGGCCGGCTAATCCGGTGCCGCAACTGATTGTCGAACTGACGGAAAGGGATTCCCTGCCAGAAGTGGATCAGCGGGTGGTATCACATCTGCATAAGATTGGGGTAAAGCTGGCGATTGATGATTTTGGCACGGGTCACAGCTCGCTTTCCTATCTGAAAACACTCAGCCCGGACGTCCTGAAAATAGACAAAGTGTTTACCGCCGCCATCGGCACGGATGCCATCAATGCTACGGTGACAGATATGGTCATTTCGCTGGCTCAACGCCTGAACATCAGCCTGGTTGCTGAAGGGGTGGAAACGGCAGATCAGGCAGCCTATCTGCGCGAAAAAGGGGTGGATGTCCTGCAGGGTTACTTCTATGCGCGTCCAATGCCGTTGGGCGACTTCCAGCAGTGGCTGAGCGATCATAAAGAGACGCTCACTGCCTGA
- a CDS encoding TerC family protein, translated as MEFLLDPSIWAGLLTLVVLEIVLGIDNLVFIAILADKLPPKQRDKARLIGLSLALVMRLGLLSLISWLVTLTRPLFSVGEFSFSGRDLILLVGGLFLLFKATMELHERLENREHNGESNKGYASFWAVVVQIVILDAVFSLDAVITAVGMVNNLAIMMTAVVIAMGVMLLASKPLTNFVNAHPTVVVLCLSFLLMIGLSLVAEGFGFHIPKGYLYAAIGFSILIELFNQIARVNFMRHQARRPMRERTAEAILRLMGGRRSQEMNSSEGSEVAAIMPQEAFKDEERYMINGVLTLASRSVRSIMTPRGDISWVDATRPVDEVRLQLLDTPHSLFPVCRGELDEIIGVVRAKELLVALDQNIDVASFASANPPIIVPETLDPINLLGVLRRAKGSFVVVTSEFGVVQGLITPLDVLEAIAGEFPDEDETPDIIADGEGWLVKGGTDLHSLQQLLNTQVLVNPEDDHASLAGLLIAQKGQLPVPGEVIELPPVSFQIIEATDYRIDLVRVTRAREHHEDDEEE; from the coding sequence ATGGAATTTCTTTTAGACCCCTCGATTTGGGCCGGTCTGTTAACGCTGGTCGTGCTCGAAATCGTTCTCGGTATTGATAACCTGGTCTTTATTGCCATTCTGGCCGACAAGCTGCCGCCTAAGCAGCGTGATAAGGCCCGTTTGATTGGACTTTCACTGGCGCTGGTCATGCGTCTGGGCCTGCTTTCACTGATTTCCTGGCTGGTGACCCTGACCCGTCCGTTGTTCAGTGTAGGTGAGTTCAGCTTCTCAGGGCGGGATTTAATCCTGCTGGTGGGGGGGCTGTTCCTGCTGTTCAAGGCCACGATGGAACTCCATGAACGGCTCGAAAACCGCGAGCATAATGGCGAAAGCAACAAAGGCTATGCCAGCTTCTGGGCCGTGGTAGTACAGATCGTTATCCTGGATGCCGTGTTCTCGCTGGATGCCGTTATCACAGCCGTGGGGATGGTGAACAACCTGGCGATAATGATGACCGCAGTGGTCATTGCTATGGGTGTGATGTTGCTGGCCTCTAAGCCGCTGACTAACTTTGTTAATGCGCATCCTACGGTTGTAGTGCTCTGTCTGAGCTTCCTGTTGATGATCGGTCTGAGTCTGGTTGCCGAAGGTTTTGGCTTCCACATTCCGAAAGGTTATCTCTACGCGGCGATTGGCTTCTCAATTCTTATTGAGCTCTTTAATCAGATAGCGCGGGTTAATTTCATGCGCCATCAGGCCAGACGACCGATGCGTGAACGTACTGCTGAGGCGATTCTGCGTCTGATGGGCGGCCGTCGCAGTCAGGAGATGAACAGTAGCGAAGGCAGTGAGGTGGCCGCGATTATGCCTCAGGAAGCCTTTAAGGATGAAGAGCGCTACATGATCAATGGTGTACTGACGCTGGCTTCACGCTCCGTGCGCAGTATTATGACGCCGCGTGGAGACATCTCCTGGGTAGATGCTACCCGTCCGGTGGATGAAGTTCGTCTTCAACTGCTCGACACTCCGCACAGTCTGTTCCCGGTATGTCGCGGTGAACTGGATGAGATTATCGGTGTGGTCCGGGCTAAAGAGCTGCTGGTAGCGTTGGATCAGAACATCGATGTGGCGAGCTTTGCCTCGGCCAATCCGCCTATCATCGTACCGGAAACGCTGGACCCGATTAATCTGCTGGGCGTGTTGCGCAGAGCCAAAGGCAGTTTCGTGGTTGTTACCAGCGAATTTGGCGTGGTACAGGGGCTGATCACGCCACTGGACGTGCTTGAAGCCATCGCTGGCGAGTTCCCGGACGAAGATGAAACGCCGGATATCATCGCCGATGGCGAAGGCTGGCTGGTCAAAGGGGGCACGGATCTGCACTCGCTGCAGCAGTTACTGAATACTCAGGTGCTGGTTAATCCGGAGGATGACCATGCCTCCCTGGCGGGTCTACTGATTGCGCAAAAAGGTCAGTTACCGGTGCCGGGCGAAGTGATTGAGCTTCCTCCGGTAAGCTTCCAGATCATCGAAGCTACGGATTATCGTATCGATCTGGTTCGCGTGACTCGTGCGCGTGAGCATCATGAGGACGATGAAGAAGAGTAA
- the manX gene encoding PTS mannose transporter subunit IIAB — MTIAIVIGTHGWAAEQLIKTAEMLLGDQENVGWIDFVPGENAETLIEKYQARLTNLDTSQGVLFLVDTWGGSPFNAASRIVVDKENYEVIAGVNIPMLVETLMARDDDPGFDELVAVAVETGREGVKALKAKEVEPAPAPVSAPASVAPAPATPVAQKPMGPNDYMKIGLARIDDRLIHGQVATRWTKETNVTRIIVVSDEVAADHVRKTLLTQVAPPGVTAHVVDVAKMIRVWNNPKYANNRVMLLFTNPTDVERLVEAGVKIPSVNIGGMAFRQGKTQVNNAVSVDEKDIAAFRKLNERGIELEVRKVSSDQRLKMMDLIAKVAQ, encoded by the coding sequence GTGACTATTGCTATTGTGATTGGCACGCACGGCTGGGCTGCTGAGCAGCTAATCAAAACAGCTGAAATGCTCCTCGGGGATCAGGAAAACGTTGGGTGGATCGATTTCGTACCCGGCGAAAATGCTGAAACTCTGATTGAGAAATATCAGGCGCGACTGACCAATTTAGATACCAGCCAGGGTGTACTGTTTCTCGTTGATACCTGGGGAGGCAGCCCCTTTAATGCTGCCAGCCGTATCGTAGTGGACAAAGAAAATTACGAGGTTATCGCTGGCGTGAATATTCCGATGCTGGTGGAAACCTTGATGGCACGCGATGACGACCCGGGCTTTGATGAACTGGTCGCGGTGGCTGTTGAAACCGGCCGCGAAGGCGTCAAAGCGTTAAAAGCCAAAGAAGTGGAACCGGCTCCTGCCCCTGTTTCGGCACCTGCCTCTGTAGCGCCTGCACCGGCTACTCCCGTAGCGCAGAAGCCAATGGGACCCAACGATTATATGAAGATTGGCCTGGCGAGGATCGACGATCGTTTGATCCACGGTCAGGTTGCCACACGCTGGACCAAAGAGACCAACGTGACGCGAATTATCGTGGTCAGTGATGAAGTTGCTGCCGACCACGTTCGTAAAACTCTTCTGACACAGGTTGCGCCTCCCGGCGTGACGGCCCATGTCGTGGATGTGGCTAAAATGATCCGCGTCTGGAATAACCCTAAATATGCCAACAACCGCGTCATGCTGTTGTTCACCAATCCTACTGACGTTGAACGTCTGGTTGAAGCCGGGGTAAAAATCCCCAGCGTTAACATTGGTGGAATGGCGTTCCGGCAGGGTAAGACTCAGGTAAACAATGCGGTCTCTGTCGATGAAAAGGATATCGCTGCTTTCAGGAAACTTAATGAGCGGGGTATTGAACTGGAAGTGCGTAAAGTTTCCAGCGATCAACGCCTGAAAATGATGGATCTTATAGCCAAAGTTGCGCAGTGA
- a CDS encoding PTS mannose/fructose/sorbose transporter subunit IIC codes for MEITTLQIVLIFIVACIAGMGSILDEFQFHRPLVACTLIGAVLGDIKTGIIIGGTLEMIALGWMNIGAAVAPDAALASIISTILVIAGGQSIGAGIALAIPLAAAGQVLTIIVRTITVAFQHAADKAAEKGNLTAISWIHVSALLLQAMRIAIPAVIVGVSVGTSVVQGLLESIPDVVTNGLNIAGGMIVVVGYAMVINMMRAGYLMPFFYLGFVTAAFTDFNLVALGVIGVVMAVLYIQLAPKYNRVAGAQASGPVTNDLDNELD; via the coding sequence ATGGAGATTACCACTCTTCAGATTGTGCTGATATTTATTGTTGCCTGTATTGCAGGTATGGGATCTATTCTCGATGAATTTCAGTTCCACCGCCCACTGGTCGCCTGTACGTTAATTGGTGCCGTTTTGGGTGATATAAAAACCGGTATTATCATCGGTGGTACGCTGGAAATGATCGCCCTTGGCTGGATGAACATCGGTGCCGCTGTGGCCCCTGATGCCGCCCTCGCCTCCATTATTTCTACCATTCTTGTTATCGCTGGCGGTCAGAGTATTGGTGCCGGTATCGCCCTGGCCATTCCGCTGGCAGCAGCAGGCCAGGTGCTGACCATTATCGTCCGTACTATCACCGTTGCTTTCCAGCATGCGGCAGATAAAGCGGCTGAAAAAGGCAACCTGACCGCTATATCCTGGATCCACGTCTCCGCCCTGTTATTGCAGGCGATGCGTATCGCAATCCCGGCGGTAATCGTTGGTGTTTCGGTGGGAACCAGCGTTGTGCAGGGCTTGCTGGAGTCGATCCCTGATGTGGTCACCAACGGTCTGAACATCGCCGGTGGCATGATCGTGGTGGTCGGTTACGCGATGGTCATCAACATGATGCGTGCGGGCTACCTGATGCCTTTCTTCTACCTCGGTTTCGTTACCGCGGCCTTCACCGACTTCAACCTGGTGGCACTGGGTGTGATTGGTGTGGTGATGGCGGTGCTTTATATCCAGCTGGCACCGAAATATAACCGCGTGGCGGGTGCGCAGGCCTCAGGCCCGGTGACAAACGACCTTGATAACGAATTAGATTAG
- a CDS encoding PTS mannose transporter subunit IID: protein MVDIAKTTTTTTPHKKLTQGDIRGVFLRSNLFQGSWNFERMQALGFCYSMVPVIRRLYPENNEDRKQAIKRHLEFFNTHPYVASPVLGVTMAMEEERANGAAIDDAAINGIKVGLMGPLAGVGDPIFWGTVRPVFAALGAGIAMQGSLLGPLMFFVLFNLVRLLVRYYGVAYGYRKGVDIVSDMGGGFLQKLTEGASILGLFVMGALVNKWTHVNVPLVVSSITDQTGKTTVTTVQTILDQLMPGLIPLLLTFGCMWLLRRKVNALWIIIGFFVIGIFGYWIGLLGV from the coding sequence ATGGTTGATATCGCAAAAACTACCACCACAACGACCCCGCATAAAAAGCTGACGCAGGGTGATATACGTGGCGTATTTCTCCGCTCAAACCTGTTTCAGGGTTCATGGAACTTTGAACGTATGCAGGCGCTGGGCTTTTGCTATTCCATGGTACCGGTGATCCGTCGCCTCTATCCTGAGAATAATGAAGATCGTAAGCAGGCCATCAAGCGTCATCTGGAGTTCTTTAACACGCACCCGTACGTTGCCTCACCCGTGCTTGGCGTGACCATGGCGATGGAAGAAGAGCGTGCGAACGGCGCAGCGATAGATGATGCGGCGATAAACGGTATTAAAGTGGGTCTGATGGGCCCCCTGGCGGGCGTGGGCGACCCAATCTTCTGGGGAACCGTTCGCCCGGTATTTGCCGCGCTGGGTGCCGGTATTGCAATGCAGGGCAGCCTGCTTGGGCCACTGATGTTCTTCGTCCTGTTTAACCTTGTACGTCTGCTGGTGCGCTACTACGGCGTGGCTTATGGTTACCGTAAAGGCGTCGATATCGTCAGCGACATGGGCGGTGGCTTCCTGCAAAAACTGACTGAGGGGGCGTCCATACTTGGCCTCTTTGTCATGGGGGCGCTGGTCAATAAGTGGACGCATGTGAATGTGCCCCTGGTGGTTTCAAGCATCACTGACCAGACCGGGAAAACCACGGTCACCACCGTTCAGACGATTCTGGACCAGCTGATGCCGGGCCTGATCCCGCTCCTGCTGACCTTCGGGTGTATGTGGCTGCTGCGTCGCAAAGTGAATGCGCTGTGGATCATTATTGGCTTCTTCGTAATCGGTATTTTCGGTTACTGGATTGGCCTGCTGGGAGTGTAA
- a CDS encoding DUF986 family protein translates to MSLTDYVIVVFIVLLLAWAIYDELVTPRLKGPTRLKVFLQRRNKLDSLIFVGLTGILIWQNVNNQGPQATTLLLMVLASLSIYLFWIRLPKLLFKSGGFYYATLFIPYSRIKNMNLSEDGILVIELESRRLLIHVRKLDDLENIYQFMVQQQ, encoded by the coding sequence ATGTCATTAACAGATTACGTCATCGTGGTATTTATCGTTTTGTTGCTGGCCTGGGCAATTTACGATGAACTGGTGACACCCCGGCTGAAAGGGCCGACCAGGCTGAAGGTGTTTCTTCAGCGCCGGAACAAGCTGGACAGCCTGATATTTGTCGGGCTTACAGGCATCCTTATCTGGCAGAACGTCAACAATCAGGGGCCACAAGCCACCACCCTGCTGCTGATGGTGCTGGCCTCGCTGTCGATCTATCTTTTCTGGATCAGGTTGCCAAAACTGCTGTTCAAGTCCGGGGGCTTTTACTATGCCACCCTCTTTATCCCCTACAGCCGGATCAAAAATATGAATCTGTCAGAAGATGGCATTCTGGTCATTGAGCTGGAAAGCCGCCGGTTGTTAATCCACGTCAGAAAGCTGGATGACCTGGAAAACATTTACCAGTTTATGGTGCAACAGCAGTAA
- the rlmA gene encoding 23S rRNA (guanine(745)-N(1))-methyltransferase, with product MSYLCPLCHQPLMPEAALWRCENRHQFDRAREGYVNLLPVQHKRSKQPGDSADMMLARREFLDAGHYQPLQEKVCDIFARVLNEKASAVLDIGCGEGYYTHAVANRLQARGDVEIHGLDVSKVAVRFGAKRYHNVQFCVASSHRLPFAEGQFDAVLRIYAPCKAEELARVVKEQGYVLTVTPGPRHLLQFKELIYQDAKLHDETPEKMAGFELVEQHSLNYPMQLNSEESAALLQMTPFAWRARPEVWGVLATTPVFDCETDFTLRLWQRRSEELTAVAP from the coding sequence ATGTCTTACCTTTGCCCCCTTTGTCACCAGCCCCTGATGCCTGAAGCCGCCCTGTGGCGCTGCGAAAACCGGCACCAGTTTGATCGGGCCAGAGAGGGCTATGTCAATCTCCTGCCGGTGCAGCATAAGCGTTCAAAACAGCCTGGAGACAGTGCCGATATGATGCTGGCCCGCCGTGAATTCCTCGATGCCGGACACTATCAGCCGCTACAGGAAAAAGTCTGTGACATCTTTGCACGCGTGCTGAATGAGAAGGCCTCTGCGGTGCTGGATATTGGCTGCGGAGAGGGCTACTACACGCACGCTGTGGCTAACAGACTGCAGGCGAGAGGGGATGTGGAGATCCACGGGCTTGATGTCTCTAAAGTGGCCGTGCGCTTTGGCGCGAAGCGCTATCACAACGTGCAGTTTTGTGTCGCCTCAAGTCATCGTCTGCCTTTTGCTGAGGGGCAGTTTGATGCCGTATTAAGGATTTACGCGCCCTGTAAGGCTGAAGAGCTGGCAAGGGTGGTAAAAGAGCAGGGCTATGTGCTGACCGTGACGCCAGGCCCGCGCCATCTGCTTCAGTTTAAAGAACTGATCTACCAGGACGCGAAACTGCATGATGAGACGCCAGAGAAGATGGCAGGCTTTGAGCTGGTGGAACAGCATTCGCTGAATTATCCGATGCAGCTCAACAGCGAAGAGTCAGCGGCGCTGTTGCAGATGACGCCATTTGCCTGGCGGGCCCGTCCGGAAGTGTGGGGCGTGCTGGCCACCACCCCGGTATTTGACTGTGAAACAGATTTTACCCTGCGTCTGTGGCAGCGCAGGTCAGAGGAACTTACTGCTGTTGCACCATAA
- the cspE gene encoding transcription antiterminator/RNA stability regulator CspE: MAKIKGQVKWFNESKGFGFITPADGSKDVFVHFSAIQGNGFKTLAEGQNVEFEIQDGQKGPAAVNVTAI; encoded by the coding sequence ATGGCAAAGATTAAAGGTCAGGTTAAGTGGTTCAACGAGTCTAAAGGTTTTGGCTTCATCACCCCTGCAGACGGCAGCAAAGATGTATTCGTACATTTCTCTGCAATCCAGGGCAATGGCTTCAAAACTTTGGCTGAAGGCCAGAACGTTGAGTTCGAAATTCAGGACGGCCAGAAAGGCCCTGCTGCTGTGAACGTCACCGCTATCTAA
- a CDS encoding MBL fold metallo-hydrolase, whose translation MAWQNPWYDPDKAHHTPEGFRNPEPELRQNGDLKRWRKERKAQGLPFPPTLGYEDFKTQWWQRADLSGAEDAIWWLGHACLLLRTGGRYTLIDPALSERASPFSFYGPRRKTPAALAVGDLPSLDSVLISHSHYDHLDRPTIKKILRRFPNVHFVVPLGLEPWFRKLGARNVTQLDWWESTETAGIDVHAVPARHWSMRSLSDRNRSLWCGWVIKSPTLSFWFTGDSGYSESLLEIPRKLGPFNLAALPVGAYAPKWFMRGQHMDPEQAVSLHQALGQPLSIPIHWGVFELADESLDEPPIVLSQAMQAAGLDESRFRAWRIGAKSALNNITQE comes from the coding sequence ATGGCCTGGCAAAATCCCTGGTACGATCCTGATAAAGCGCACCACACCCCTGAAGGATTTCGTAATCCCGAGCCGGAGCTTCGTCAGAATGGTGACCTGAAACGCTGGCGCAAAGAGCGCAAAGCTCAGGGATTACCTTTTCCTCCAACCCTGGGATACGAAGATTTCAAAACTCAGTGGTGGCAGCGTGCCGATCTGAGCGGTGCGGAAGACGCAATCTGGTGGCTGGGGCATGCCTGCCTGTTACTGCGTACCGGGGGCAGGTACACGCTGATTGACCCTGCATTGTCTGAAAGGGCATCGCCTTTCAGCTTTTATGGCCCCAGGCGGAAAACACCTGCGGCGCTGGCTGTCGGGGATTTACCTTCACTCGACTCTGTTTTGATCTCTCACAGCCATTATGACCATCTGGACAGGCCAACCATCAAAAAAATCCTCAGGCGCTTCCCGAACGTTCATTTCGTCGTGCCGCTGGGGCTTGAACCCTGGTTCAGGAAGCTTGGAGCCAGAAACGTCACCCAGCTGGACTGGTGGGAAAGCACTGAAACCGCCGGGATTGACGTTCATGCCGTGCCCGCGCGTCACTGGAGTATGCGAAGCCTGAGCGACCGCAACCGCTCACTGTGGTGTGGCTGGGTAATTAAAAGCCCGACACTGAGCTTCTGGTTTACGGGAGACAGCGGCTACTCTGAGAGCCTGCTTGAGATACCCCGCAAACTGGGCCCGTTCAATCTGGCCGCGTTGCCCGTAGGCGCTTATGCACCAAAATGGTTCATGCGGGGTCAGCATATGGATCCGGAGCAGGCCGTCTCACTGCATCAGGCACTGGGGCAGCCCCTGAGCATCCCTATTCACTGGGGCGTGTTCGAACTGGCCGATGAATCACTGGATGAACCGCCGATTGTTCTGTCACAGGCGATGCAGGCTGCAGGCCTGGATGAGAGCCGTTTCAGAGCATGGCGAATAGGCGCAAAAAGTGCACTGAATAATATCACCCAGGAATAA
- a CDS encoding YebO family protein — MNEIANGAMGFASMGFTVALVIVGLIAWFFVNRASVKASQQVQLLEALLEEQKRQNTLLRRLTDSVAGKEKATAEEADNKDFTRLIPER; from the coding sequence ATGAACGAGATAGCAAATGGCGCGATGGGTTTCGCATCAATGGGGTTTACGGTAGCACTGGTAATTGTCGGGCTGATAGCCTGGTTCTTTGTTAACCGGGCCAGCGTCAAAGCCAGCCAGCAGGTGCAATTACTTGAGGCGCTGCTGGAGGAGCAGAAACGGCAGAATACATTATTACGCCGTCTGACCGACTCCGTGGCAGGTAAAGAAAAAGCCACTGCCGAAGAGGCGGATAACAAAGACTTCACGCGACTGATCCCTGAACGTTAA